In Cryptomeria japonica chromosome 10, Sugi_1.0, whole genome shotgun sequence, a genomic segment contains:
- the LOC131045215 gene encoding chromatin-remodeling ATPase INO80 yields MEHNSSYGNGYHLTKNSYSNLFNLDSLRNFQLPKDEDDPVNYTSSSQDDSSESKDMMIEHANGNRAERPSDSPPEMTLKRKRYQVEAEAGYNSSARREADSNDEDDIDYENYISEQHYRNMLGEHVQRYRKARSREAAAAVSRLGNSTTKRNTNGKSRKSSHDSQIVIKDEKISHGSEGPASRSLPLDDASHKANRNHLDFAVEQTAGLSPSGLLEIADGICYIIPPNYDKLALSLNLPNLSEVRIDERFLKGRLDLKSLDAMMAADRRLRHQNRGEFLPAFRHQSRAGMGEVLPTYESLQGRLKALSASNSIQKFNLKVFDSDLSASPMQQESLGVQRMIMSETGQLQPCYVRIVGKGENFEVIERKLPKKQLIQKDPSVVEREDADKVRKYWVNIVKRDLPKHHKTFIFYHKKQSTDAKKVAEYCQKEVKARSTRSLKLMKGAAMRTRKLSRDMLVFYKRVDKEQAEIRKKEEKEAAEALKLEEERREAKRQAKKLDFLLKQTELFSHFMQPKVSTQPTEFSQLDAEASIPEAGEAPNADAVNLIEEEDKEEAVMQEAAWTAAKNAVDQQKKKTSDFDNECKKFREASPGDGLTLQGMVEGSTDMDLLNPSSMPITSSVQAPKLFNGTLKEYQLKGLQWLVNCYEQGLNGILADEMGLGKTIQAMAFLAHLAEEKNIWGPFLVVAPASVLNNWADEMSRFCPDLKTLPYWGGLQERSILRKNIHPKRLYRREAGFHILITSYQLLVTDEKYFRRVKWQYMVLDEAQAIKSSNSIRWKTLLSFNCRNRLLLTGTPIQNNMAELWALLHFIMPTLFDSHEQFNEWFSKGIENHAEHGGTLNEHQLSRLHAVLKPFMLRRVKKDVITEMTCKKEVTVNCKLSSRQEAFYQAIKNKIPVAELLESNRLSDKKVLNLMNIVIQLRKVCNHPELFERNEGHTFMYFGHIQNSLLPPPFGEMEEIHYAGSRNPISYKIPKLVYRECTQSLPVSCSGSPQGFRQKWLDNLLNIFSTENIYASVFPRHAETESTVVRSGSFGFSRLVDLSPAEVAFLAKASDIEQLLFSVIKWDRQFLNEIIEGFINEEDTCLYDQMDKGKVRAVTRMLMLPIRAESSFLRRWLATGPRNAPYEALVVSHQDRFLSEIRCLKSIYSFIPPIRAPPVDSVCADRAFAYQKSEQLYHPWMKRLLFGFARTSEFNGPARPQNPHHLIQEIDSELHIQQPVLQLTNRIFGSSPPLQSFDLAKMLTDSGKLQTLDILLKRLRAENHRVLLFAQMTKMLNILEDYMNYRKYRYLRLDGSSTIMDRRDMVRDFQNRQDIFVFLLSTRAGGLGINLTAADTVIFYESDWNPTLDLQAMDRAHRLGQTKEVTVYRLICKETVEEKILQRASQKNTVQQLVMTGRQVQSDILAPDDVVSLLLDDAQLEKKIKEQAPIQGKDKQRKKAIRLDAEGDACLEDITLASEKDGELENGKPGSKKRKRNAERKAPSKTRNTQKSVKYADASAELKDPRQLVDGDSKQKGRAGKRTKKSLNDDLHAEDPEEQPVEFTEFPAFVNTGAIDAKADMEEDYSSHSCSSSR; encoded by the exons ATGGAGCATAATTCGTCTTATGGTAATGGTTACCATCTGACTAAAAACAGTTATTCAAACCTTTTTAACTTGGAT TCTCTTAGAAATTTTCAGTTACCGAAAGACGAGGATGATCCTGTCAATTATACCAGTAGCAGTCAAGACGATAGTAGTGAAAGCAAAG ATATGATGATTGAACATGCAAATGGCAATAGGGCTGAGAGGCCATCAGATTCACCGCCCGAGATGACTTTAAAAAGAAAGAGGTACCAGGTTGAAGCAGAGGCTGGCTATAACTCTTCTGCACGAAGAGAAGCAGATAGTAATGATGAAGATGATATTGATTATGAGAATTACATATCAGAACAACACTACAGGAATATGCTTGGAGAACATGTTCAGAGATACAGGAAAGCAAGATCAAGAGAAGCAGCGGCGGCTGTTTCACGCTTAGGTAACTCCACGACAAAGCGTAATACAAATGGGAAGAGTAGGAAATCAAGTCATGATTCTCAAATTGTTATAAAAGATGAGAAGATTTCACATGGATCAGAAGGTCCTGCTTCAAGGAGTTTGCCTCTAGATGATGCCTCTCACAAGGCAAACCGCAACCATCTTGATTTTGCTGTGGAACAAACTGCTGGTTTATCTCCATCTGGTTTATTGGAGATAGCAGATGGCATTTGTTATATAATTCcaccaaattatgacaaattggcaCTATCTCTTAATTTGCCAAATCTTTCAGAGGTTCGAATAGATGAGCGCTTTTTGAAAGGTAGACTAGATTTAAAATCTTTAGATGCTATGATGGCTGCTGACAGAAGGCTTAGACATCAGAATAGGGGAGAATTTTTACCTGCTTTTAGACATCAGAGTCGTGCTGGAATGGGAGAAGTTTTACCCACATATGAATCTCTTCAGGGAAGGTTGAAAGCATTATCAGCCAGCAATTCAATTCAAAAGTTCAATCTAAAAGTGTTTGATTCTGACCTGAGTGCATCACCAATGCAGCAGGAATCATTAGGTGTGCAACGGATGATCATGTCTGAAACAGGTCAATTGCAACCTTGTTACGTCCGAATCGTGGGCAAGGGGGAAAATTTTGAG GTTATTGAGCGTAAGCTACCCAAGAAGCAGCTAATACAGAAAGATCCATCTGTGGTTGAAAGGGAGGATGCTGATAAAGTTAGAAAGTACTGGGTGAACATTGTGAAAAGAGACTTGCCAAAGCACCATAAAACATTCATATTCTATCACAAGAAACAATCTACCGATGCTAAGAAAGTAGCAGAATATTGCCAAAAAGAG GTCAAAGCTAGATCCACACGATCTCTGAAATTGATGAAGGGTGCAGCCATGCGTACCAGAAAATTATCTCGAGACATgcttgttttctataaaagagtAGACAAAGAGCAG GCTGAAATcaggaaaaaggaagagaaagaagcagCAGAGGCTTTGAAGCTTGAAGAAGAACGTAGAGAAGCAAAAAGACAAGCAAAAAAGCTTGATTTCTTATTAAAACAAACAGAGCTCTTCAGCCATTTCATGCAGCCCAAAGTGTCTACTCAACCTACTGAATTTTCACAATTGGATGCTGAAGCTTCTATTCCTGAGGCAGGTGAAGCACCAAATGCAGATGCTGTAAATCTAatagaggaagaagacaaagaagaaGCTGTTATGCAAGAAGCAGCCTGGACAGCTGCAAAGAATGCTGTTGATCAGCAAAAGAAAAAAACAAGTGATTTTGACAATGAATGCAAGAAGTTTCGTGAAGCTAGTCCAGGAGATGGGTTGACACTGCAGGGTATGGTTGAAGGCTCTACTGACATGGATCTGCTTAACCC TTCATCAATGCCTATCACATCATCAGTGCAAGCACCAAAGTTGTTTAATGGCACTTTGAAAGAATACCAACTGAAGGGTCTTCAGTGGCTTGTCAATTGTTACGAACAG GGTTTGAATGGCATCCTGGCTGATGAGATGGGGTTGGGTAAAACAATTCAGGCGATGGCATTCTTGGCTCATTTAGCTGAA GAAAAGAACATATGGGGGCCATTTTTGGTTGTTGCGCCTGCCTCTGTGTTGAATAATTGGGCTGATGAAATGAGCAGGTTCTGTCCCGACTTAAAAACACTTCCATATTGGGGTGGGCTTCAAGAGCGATCCATCCTTCGGAAAAATATACACCCTAAACGGCTTTATCGAAG agAAGCAGGTTTCCATATATTAATTACAAGTTATCAGCTACTTGTAACTGATGAGAAGTACTTCAGGCGAGTGAAATGGCAGTATATGGTTCTAGATGAAGCTCAAGCAATTAAAAGTTCAAACAG TATACGCTGGAAAACATTATTGAGCTTCAACTGTCGAAATCGCCTCCTACTTACGGGAACACCAATACAAAACAACATGGCAGAACTCTGGGCGCTTCTTCATTTCATCATGCCAACATTGTTTGATAGCCACGAACAGTTCAATGAATGGTTCTCAAAAGG CATTGAGAATCATGCTGAGCATGGAGGTACACTGAATGAACACCAACTTAGTAGATTG CATGCTGTCTTGAAACCTTTTATGTTACGCCGAGTTAAGAAGGACGTGATTACAGAGATGACCTGCAAAAAAGAAGTTACCGTGAACTGTAAGTTGAGTTCTCGTCAGGAGGCATTTTATCAGGCTATCAAGAACAAGATCCCTGTTGCAGAATTGCTTGAAAGTAATCGTCTCTCTGACAAAAAAGTTCTTAACCTCATGAACATTGTTATACAGTTAAGGAAG GTATGCAATCATCCAGAGTTATTTGAAAGGAATGAAGGACACACATTTATGTACTTTGGGCATATTCAGAATTCTCTTTTACCACCCCCTTTTGGTGAAATGGAAGAAATACACTATGCTGGGAGTCGGAATCCTATCTCATACAAG ATACCCAAGCTGGTTTACAGAGAGTGTACCCAAAGCTTGCCCGTATCCTGCTCAGGATCGCCTCAGGGTTTTCGGCAAAAATGGTTGGATAACCTGTTGAATATATTTTCTACAGAGAATATTTATGCATCAGTATTTCCAAGACATGCGGAAACTGAATCTACAGTAGTTAGAAGTGGTTCGTTTGGCTTTTCTCGATTGGTTGACCTGTCTCCAGCAGAGGTTGCATTTCTAGCCAAAGCCTCAGACATAGAGCAGTTGCTGTTTTCTGTAATAAAATGGGATCGAcaatttttaaatgaaataattgaaggCTTCATAAATGAAGAGGATACATGCTTATATGATCAGATGGACAAAGGAAAAGTAAGAGCTGTTACCAGAATGCTTATGCTGCCAATCCGTGCAGAATCAAGCTTTTTAAGGAGATGGCTTGCTACTGGCCCTAGAAATGCCCCCTATGAGGCATTGGTTGTCTCACATCAGGACCGTTTCCTCAGTGAAATTAGATGTTTAAAATCTATTTACTCTTTCATTCCACCTATTCGTGCTCCCCCG GTGGATTCAGTATGTGCCGACAGGGCATTTGCATATCAAAAGTCAGAACAACTCTATCATCCATGGATGAAAAGGCTGTTGTTTGGTTTTGCCCGCACATCTGAGTTCAATGGTCCAGCAAGACCACAGAATCCTCATCATTTGATTCAAGAAATAGATTCAGAGTTGCATATCCAGCAACCAGTGCTTCAGCTGACCAATAGAATATTTGGAAGCTCTCCTCCTTTGCAAAGCTTTGATCTTGCAAAAATGCTTACG GACTCTGGAAAGTTGCAGACATTAGATATTCTGCTGAAGCGCCTTCGTGCTGAAAATCATCGCGTGCTTCTATTTGCACAAATGACCAAAATGCTCAATATTCTTGAG GACTATATGAATTACAGGAAGTACCGATATCTTCGCCTAGATGGATCTTCAACTATAATGGACCGTCGTGACATGGTCAGGGACTTCCAAAATAG GCAAGATATATTTGTCTTTTTGTTGAGCACGAGAGCTGGGGGGCTGGGAATAAATCTTACAGCTGCTGATACTGTCATATTTTATGAAAGTGATTGGAATCCAACATTGGATTTGCAGGCTATGGATAGGGCACACCGGCTTGGACAAACTAAGGAG GTTACTGTGTATAGGCTGATATGTAAAGAGACAGTTGAAGAGAAAATTTTGCAAAGAGCCAGCCAAAAAAATACCGTCCAGCAGCTTGTTATGACTGGACGTCAAGTGCAAAGCGATATATTGGCTCCAGATGATGTCGTTTCATTGTTGCTGGATGATGCTCAGTTGGAAAAGAAGATAAAGGAGCAAGCACCAATACAG GGAAAGGATAAGCAGAGGAAAAAAGCCATTCGTCTTGATGCAGAAGGTGATGCTTGTCTTGAAGACATTACATTAGCATCAGAGAAGGATGGTGAGCTAGAAAATGGAAAGCCAGGAAGTAAAAAG AGAAAAAGGAATGCAGAAAGGAAGGCACCTTCAAAAACTCGGAACACACAGAAATCTGTCAAGTATGCAGATGCATCTGCAGAACTGAAAGATCCCAGGCAGTTAGTTGATGGGGATTCCAAGCAGAAAGGAAGAGCTGGGAAGAGAACCAAGAAGTCTTTAAATGATGATTTGCATGCAGAAGATCCTGAAGAACAACCTGTTGAGTTTACAGAATTCCCTGCATTTGTTAATACAGGTGCTATTGATGCCAAAGCAGACATGGAAGAAGACTATTCTTCTCACAGCTGCTCATCTTCGAGGTAG